A region from the Capra hircus breed San Clemente chromosome 9, ASM170441v1, whole genome shotgun sequence genome encodes:
- the HS3ST5 gene encoding heparan sulfate glucosamine 3-O-sulfotransferase 5, producing the protein MLFKQQAWLRQKLLVLGSLAVGSLLYLVARVGSLDRLQPICPIEGRFGARGQAEFPLRALQFKRGLLHEFRKGNSSKEQVHLHDLVQQLPKAIIIGVRKGGTRALLEMLNLHPAVVKASQEIHFFDNDENYAKGIEWYRKKMPFSYPQQITIEKSPAYFITEEVPERIYKMNSSIKLLIIVREPTTRAISDYTQVLEGKERKNKTYYKFEKLAIDPNTCEVNTKYKAVRTSIYTKHLERWLKYFPIEQFHIVDGDRLITEPLPELQLVEKFLNLPPRISQYNLYFNATRGFYCLRFNIIFNKCLAGSKGRIHPEVDPSVITKLRKFFHPFNQKFYQITGRTLNWP; encoded by the exons ATGCTATTCAAACAGCAGGCGTGGCTGAGACAGAAGCTCCTGGTGCTGGGAAGCCTTGCCGTTGGAAGTCTCCTGTATCTAGTCGCCAGAGTTGGGAGCTTGGATAG GCTACAACCCATCTGCCCCATCGAAGGCCGATTCGGAGCCCGTGGTCAGGCTGAATTCCCCCTGCGCGCCCTGCAGTTTAAGCGTGGCCTGCTTCACGAGTTCCGGAAGGGCaactcttccaaggagcaggtacACCTTCATGACCTGGTCCAGCAACTTCCCAAGGCCATTATCATCGGAGTGAGGAAAGGAGGCACCAGGGCCCTGCTTGAGATGCTGAACCTCCATCCAGCAGTGGTCAAAGCCTCTCAAGAAATCCACTTTTTTGACAATGATGAAAATTATGCCAAGGGCATTGAGTGGTATAggaaaaagatgcctttttcctACCCTCAGCAAATCACAATTGAAAAGAGTCCAGCATATTTTATCACAGAGGAGGTTCCGGAAAGGATTTACAAAATGAACTCATCCATCAAGTTGTTGATCATTGTCAGGGAGCCAACCACAAGAGCTATTTCTGATTACACTCAGGTGctagaggggaaggagaggaagaataaAACTTATTACAAGTTTGAGAAGCTCGCCATAGACCCTAATACCTGCGAAGTGAACACGAAATACAAGGCAGTAAGAACCAGCATCTACACCAAACATCTGGAAAGGTGGTTGAAGTACTTTCCAATTGAGCAATTCCACATTGTTGATGGAGATCGCCTCATCACGGAACCCCTACCAGAACTTCAACTCGTGGAGAAGTTCCTAAATCTTCCCCCAAGGATAAGTCAATACAATTTGTATTTCAATGCTACCAGAGGGTTTTACTGCTTGCGATTTAACATTATCTTTAACAAGTGCCTGGCGGGCAGCAAGGGGCGCATTCATCCAGAGGTGGACCCCTCTGTCATTACCAAATTGCGCAAATTCTTTCACCCTTTCAATCAAAAATTTTACCAGATCACTGGGAGGACATTGAACTGGCCCTAA